The following coding sequences lie in one Fusarium poae strain DAOMC 252244 chromosome 1, whole genome shotgun sequence genomic window:
- a CDS encoding hypothetical protein (BUSCO:57818at5125) translates to MLLPSALPCDASHSSHSRLQQSLFSPPASPPAPSHGSFANLMTTCRSLQSLLSMPAPIVIDPRPAPYNNAQLPTPPLAHAAPPLKLRLRPRPQRREPVGPKKVTKRAAPRATNKKRRVAEDDMDRCSLASDSGSESPSRCSMEQSEPSTPKRTRIAPEQMPLGLERSDFHNMHLRQGGHLLNEEDSDDEDWNAEDDRVLVEIVLEKLRLSKAEWQDCARNLGRDRHSVDRRWKTLLLNGDVGLKSRQGR, encoded by the coding sequence ATGCTTCTTCCGTCTGCGCTACCTTGCGATGCGTCGCACTCATCTCATTCCCGACTTCAAcaatctctcttctctcctcCTGCCAGTCCCCCGGCTCCTTCGCACGGTTCTTTCGCCAACCTCATGACTACTTGCCGCTCTCTCCAATCGCTCTTATCAATGCCCGCGCCCATTGTGATCGACCCTCGTCCTGCTCCCTACAACAACGCTCAACTACCAACTCCACCGCTCGCTCACGCAGCTCCTCCTCTGAAGTTGCGCCTGCGACCGCGCCCCCAACGCCGTGAGCCTGTTGGACCCAAGAAGGTTACAAAGCGCGCCGCACCACGCGCTACCAACAAAAAACGCCGCGTTGCCGAGGATGATATGGACCGCTGCTCATTAGCAAGCGACTCCGGCAGCGAATCACCGTCGCGTTGCTCTATGGAGCAGAGCGAACCTTCAACACCTAAGCGTACGCGCATCGCTCCCGAGCAGATGcctcttggccttgagcGCTCTGACTTCCATAACATGCACCTTCGACAAGGTGGTCATCTCCTCAACGAAGAGGACTCTGACGATGAGGATTGGAACGCCGAGGACGACCGCGTCCTCGTTGAAATCGTATTGGAGAAGCTCAGGCTCTCAAAGGCAGAATGGCAAGATTGCGCCCGGAATCTCGGCCGCGATCGTCATTCTGTTGATCGTCGATGGAAGACACTATTACTCAATGGCGACGTCGGTCTCAAGTCACGACAAGGTCGCTAG
- a CDS encoding hypothetical protein (BUSCO:6258at5125): MARSSSPLPMRHSNALPRTPSLARNTSTVDDADELVDTIPCSPSAFLRDPQTTQPTQVLQKPTLAPMRSSSPASSIIEVPASSPFQQAKPTPLGNRLAPAGTVFRPPQRAFPSMNNKRPAQEPISLISDDEDDLTPPRGDIRPTMFKAHVAAFAYRPDTIDQNPVMTKLRQIYDVFGEKVPSHKAKEALSVCNNDLDETISFLEREASQPRPAMKAKTGRRLISKGNLQTSATSSRGNSVSHAASPSPEKKPRRRLVQGLRRQSIPSSPPFPSSPAAPAHASSDDPLVINLIDDDKEDTYQAEASPDPSDDEDDRVLTSLNTCTVQELAAMTGMKEDQLACMIEKRPFEDIAKARRVTIGKKLGAKKASKISIGENVVDAVEVFLNAVEAIDKVVDKCERDAKAIKQQVDTWDIDTFGHDKLRGQRQDSEDLPPTPTSISATKYVRPPIAKQPKYMDGHCKMKPFQLVGLNWMSLLYKFNIGCILADEMGLGKTCQVISLISHFVQDYEESNSNNNGRRPWPNLVVVPPSTYNNWLVEFERFAPDLTVIGYRGSQATRAEIAYEIEQEPEAFHVVLATYSQINNEADIEAMQSIGLNAAIFDEGHKMKNPQTKIYRDLRRIPASWKMLLTGTPVQNNLLEMTSLLNFINPEIFKGCMEHIQYIFSQKVTIRDVSNGAFLYSERVKRARTILEPFILQRRKDQVLSDMPPKICTVVHCDLNEKQKRVYAEYEEMFKLEPSKRVTKVLGRGNDQNNCWMQLRKAALHPLLFRRHFDDKKVEKMATILMNSVSQDDLRQPDIKHLIQELKDSSDFGLHLWCRDYPGLLGKFDIPPEAEMDSGKVKKLLELINHYQENGDRVLVFSKFSRVIELLQEVLAQQHVQHRVLMGSTSVEERQTLIDEFNDNPEIPVFLLTTGAGGTGINLTTANKVVIFDQSDNPQDDIQAENRAHRLGQKRDVEIIRLIATNTIEELIYKACQKKIELANKVTGAVADEDPALAEQTLETEVRKMLMEEQMTPP, encoded by the exons ATGGCACGAAGCTCTTCACCCTTACCAATGCGGCACTCAAACGCTCTACCACGCACCCCATCGCTCGCTCGCAACACAAGCACCGTCGACGACGCCGACGAGCTAGTAGATACCATTCCCTGCTCTCCGTCTGCCTTTTTACGAGATCCACAAACAACACAGCCGACACAAGTCCTTCAGAAACCTACACTTGCGCCTATGCGGTCATCCTCACCTGCTAGCAGCATAATCGAAGTTCCTGCGTCCTCGCCTTTTCAACAAGCCAAGCCTACACCCCTAGGCAATCGGCTCGCCCCTGCTGGCACGGTCTTTCGTCCACCACAGCGGGCTTTTCCCTCAATGAACAACAAGCGGCCGGCCCAAGAGCCTATCAGTCTCATCtcagacgacgaagatgaccTCACACCTCCCCGTGGTGATATCCGACCGACAATGTTTAAGGCACATGTGGCGGCATTCGCCTACAGACCCGATACCATCGATCAGAACCCAGTCATGACAAAGCTCCGGCAGATATACGATGTCTTCGGAGAAAAGGTTCCATCACACAAGGCCAAAGAAGCTTTGAGTGTATGCAATAACGATCTTGACGAGACAATCTCTTTCCTCGAACGTGAGGCATCTCAACCCAGGCCGGCTATGAAAGCCAAGACTGGCAGACGACTGATCAGCAAGGGAAATTTACAAACATCAGCAACATCTAGCCGGGGTAATTCTGTTTCCCACGCGGCATCCCCAAGCCCCGAGAAGAAGCCCCGGCGACGACTAGTGCAAGGTCTTCGGCGTCAGTCCAtcccatcatcaccaccattcCCCTCTTCTCCTGCAGCCCCTGCACATGCCTCGAGCGACGATCCATTGGTTATTAACCTCATCGACGATGACAAGGAAGATACATATCAGGCTGAGGCATCACCAGATCCTtccgacgatgaagatgataggGTGCTGACCTCCCTTAACACATGCACTGTCCAAGAACTAGCGGCTATGACAGGCATGAAGGAGGATCAGCTTGCATGCATGATTGAAAAGCGACCTTTTGAAGATATCGCAAAGGCTAGACGTGTCACTATTGGCAAGAAACTGGGCGCGAAAAAGGCCTCCAAGATCAGCATTGGAGAGAACGTAGTCGATGCTGTCGAAGTTTTCCTGAACGCAGTTGAAGCAATCGACAAAGTCGTTGACAAGTGTGAGCGGGACGCCAAAGCCATCAAGCAGCAGGTTGACACCTGGGATATTGACACTTTTGGCCATGATAAGTTGCGAGGACAACGACAGGACTCTGAGGATCTCCCGCCTACTCCCACAAGTATAAGCGCGACCAAATACGTACGCCCACCCATTGCTAAACAGCCCAAGTATATGGATGGGCACTGCAAAATGAAGCCCTTCCAACTTGTCGGTCTCAACTGGATGTCCTTGCTCTACAAGTTCAACATTGGTTGCATCCTTGCCGACGAAATGGGCTTGGGCAAGACCTGCCAGGTCATCTCACTCATCAGTCACTTTGTTCAAGATTATGAAGAGAGCAACAGTAACAACAATGGAAGACGGCCCTGGCCTAATCTGGTCGTCGTTCCACCCAGTACATACAACAACTGGCTCGTTGAGTTTGAAAGGTTTGCTCCCGACCTAACGGTAATCGGATATCGAGGTTCTCAGGCAACGCGAGCTGAGATTGCGTACGAGATTGAACAAGAGCCTGAGGCATTCCATGTCGTTCTTGCGACATACTCTCAAATCAACAATGAAGCAGACATTGAGGCTATGCAGTCCATCGGACTTAATGCTGCTATCTTTGACGAAGGTCACAAGATGAAAAACCCTCAAACCAAGATTTACAGAGACCTTCGCCGCATTCCGGCTTCGTGGAAGATGCTCCTTACAG GAACTCCTGTGCAGAATAACTTGTTGGAGATGACATCACTTCTCAACTTTATCAATCCTGAGATATTCAAGGGCTGTATGGAGCATATCCAGTACATCTTCAGCCAAAAAGTCACTATTCGAGACGTGTCAAACGGTGCTTTTTTGTACAGCGAACGCGTCAAGCGAGCTCGTACTATTCTGGAGCCATTCATCCTTCAGCGTCGCAAAGACCAGGTCCTATCAGACATGCCTCCCAAGATTTGCACTGTCGTTCATTGCGACCTGAATGAGAAGCAAAAGCGAGTGTACGCCGAGTACGAAGAGATGTTCAAGCTAGAACCATCCAAGCGGGTAACCAAGGTTCTTGGCCGTGGAAATGATCAGAACAATTGCTGGATGCAGCTTCGCAAGGCAGCTCTACATCCACTTCTATTCAGGCGTCATTTTGACGATAAGAAGGTTGAAAAGATGGCTACGATCCTTATGAACAGTGTTTCACAGGACGACCTGCGTCAACCAGACATCAAGCACCTCATTCAGGAACTCAAGGATTCCTCTGACTTTGGCCTCCATCTCTGGTGCCGTGACTACCCAGGACTTCTCGGGAAGTTTGATATTCCACCAGAGGCAGAAATGGACAGtggcaaggtcaagaagttATTGGAGCTGATCAACCACTATCAGGAGAACGGTGATCGAGTTCTGGTTTTCAGCAAGTTCTCTCGTGTCATTGAACTATTACAAGAGGTTCTTGCTCAACAACACGTCCAGCATCGAGTTCTGATGGGCAGCACCAGTGTTGAAGAGCGGCAAACGCTGATCGACGAATTCAATGATAACCCTGAGATCCCCGTCTTCTTGCTCACTACCGGAGCAGGTGGCACAGGTATCAATCTCACAACTGCCAACAAGGTCGTCATTTTTGACCAATCAGACAATCCTCAGGACGATATTCAAGCCGAGAATCGCGCTCATCGTCTCGGCCAGAAACGAGATGTTGAAATCATCCGACTCATCGCAACCAACACCATCGAGGAGCTCATCTACAAGGCATGTCAGAAGAAGATCGAGCTCGCCAACAAGGTCACAGGAGCTGTTGCGGATGAAGACCCCGCTCTGGCAGAACAGACACTTGAGACGGAGGTCCGCAAGATGCTCATGGAGGAGCAGATGACACCTCCTTAG
- a CDS encoding hypothetical protein (TransMembrane:2 (i34-55o75-95i)~BUSCO:59539at5125) — protein sequence MATRRIVATEKTFLDKDDPIDETSNTAPAVPSQVIYKLLAFTFAMVFIPIGSYFLTVNTVFNGKSLRTILRNSSFAGGLAAVLANVVLIGYIVVAMKEDQSDQLKAENKKDK from the exons ATGGCCACCCGTCGTATTGTTGCTACTGAAAAGACATTCCTTGATAAGGATGATCCTATCGACGAAACCTCAAACACTGCCCCTGCTGTACCCAG CCAAGTAATCTACAAGCTTCTGGCCTTCACTTTTGCTATGGTATTTATACCAATTGGTTCATACTTTCTTACAGTCAACACTGTTTTCAATGGCAAGTCTCTTCGCACAATCCTCC GCAACTCTTCTTTCGCCGGCGGTTTGGCTGCTGTATTGGCCAACGTCGTCCTCATAGGCTACATTGTTGTTGCTATGAAGGAGGACCAGTCGGACCAACTAAAGGCGGAAAACAAGAAGGACAAGTAG
- a CDS encoding hypothetical protein (BUSCO:41095at5125) — MATSTEQYRQYPPAPADYPAQEHYQQQQYQATVPASPRKTTQNPPAHSRTFSFHSQKSHKSSGSKDLHETHAEKEAKRLHSTADPTFALNEAEPSAEAAMMTESNFAPLRSIQHKDPYGNSIEDPDKSNPTRNRWERPLDTIRSFEAAIDGGYSRKSLYRAGMYSQANWNRRNSSFSNQPRFPRDSYYGSRPVSLRPEGNQYDTGSRSNYFDGQAYSNGYGTGPSRQRMSRMQSEPQYQNGHDQNIYPLPNKDRSYETVTSAAGSGNSDHAGYQTDPTSSDNSSIDRTMPAKRREPFNEYASSSSQYQPTNQSRPWPTPGMNGNASYPQMPPPSHAQSAPSHDQAPVPPQKQKNTLLRRTSTQQSAQHPQPTAGEDKRKSWFSRRFSKNS, encoded by the exons ATGGCGACCTCCACCGAGCAGTATCGTCAATACCCACCAGCGCCGGCGGATTATCCGGCGCAAGAACATTATCAGCAGCAACAATATCAAGCAACGGTTCCAGCCTCGCCGCGCAAAACTACACAGAACCCGCCCGCTCACAGCAGAACCTTCAGCTTTCATTCTCAAAAATCGCATAAGAGCTCTGGCAGCAAAGATTTACACGAAACTCACGCCGAGAAGGAAGCGAAGCGTTTACATAGCACAGCGGATCCCACCTTTGCATTGAACGAAGCAGAACCTT CTGCGGAAGCCGCCATGATGACCGAGTCGAATTTCGCTCCGTTGCGATCTATACAACACAAAGACCCATATGGCAATTCCATCG AGGATCCCGACAAATCGAATCCGACACGAAACAGATGGGAGCGTCCACTCGACACTATTCGAAGTTTCGAGGCTGCGATCGACGGAGGATACTCTCGCAAGTCTCTCTATCGAGCTGGTATGT ATTCGCAAGCCAACTGGAACAGACGCAACAGCTCGTTTAGTAACCAGCCACGATTCCCTCGCGATAGCTACTATGGTAGCCGCCCAGTGTCTCTAAGGCCAGAGGGCAACCAGTACGACACAGGGTCCCGAAGCAACTATTTCGATGGCCAAGCTTACAGCAACGGTTATGGCACTGGTCCATCGCGGCAACGGATGTCTAGAATGCAATCAGAGCCGCAGTACCAGAATGGTCACGACCAAAACATATATCCCCTGCCCAACAAGGATCGATCTTACGAGACCGTAACTTCTGCTGCAGGAAGCGGCAATTCAGATCACGCAGGTTATCAGACAGATCCCACGAGCAGTGACAACAGCTCGATTGATCGGACTATGCCGGCTAAGCGCCGCGAGCCATTCAACGAGTATGCGTCAAGTTCCTCCCAATACCAGCCAACAAATCAGTCACGCCCCTGGCCTACTCCTGGCATGAATGGTAATGCCAGTTATCCTCAGATGCCACCGCCTTCCCATGCGCAATCAGCTCCGAGTCATGACCAGGCTCCGGTTCCACCTcagaagcagaagaacaCTCTTTTGAGGAGAACATCTACACAGCAATCAGCACAACACCCCCAACCAACAGCTGGCGAGGATAAGCGCAAGAGTTGGTTTTCTCGTAGGTTCAGCAAAAACTCTTGA